In Arachis hypogaea cultivar Tifrunner chromosome 17, arahy.Tifrunner.gnm2.J5K5, whole genome shotgun sequence, a single window of DNA contains:
- the LOC112766668 gene encoding exocyst complex component EXO70B1-like, protein MKLMSIQIPRWLMHPEPWRFIGLTSSIVGLLCYALSTSFNFLFGKWNLTKMFIYVVFSIIICLATFFAKVWQHSSSLRFRAHMAFLVLTVTSAYSFFFDKAVNGKPDAFSLLSCAAFAMMSLSLSRQIHCGFEVDLLYFFLGVLIIQLMKLRLLLGTIGVCFSYFLVILRSSLDSQSENDDLQLEHQDHIAIRVDSQQSNNDLQLVACIEALRNRNSDLIQIISEQVKEQNKDHKPLTNAEEENNSQEDEEQIPVVVVPVISYDVKIESLLAETISDLHKIAQQTAVNGGFGEQFIQVYGSCRREFLEESLTSLGLKKLSTDEVHSMSWKNQRDTAVRWIKASNVCLKILFDGERRLCGRVFLGFPAAADLSFMEISGKTATWLLDFANAVATASPSPERLFMILDLFEALRDMIPDFERIFQDQMRNEAVTIWKKLGEAIWKNFMELGYALIRNQTPLTMTPIGGTIHSHTRYLMNYLLIACDSRQTLEQVFKENMHLLKEYPELDERVGSNSSSMQTVINWIMEMFDRNLEAKSKTFEDLALSHVFLMNNRHYMVQKARNRELGIVLGDDWFQKQSEKIRQYLAGYLSSSWDKVLEILKLDGSSDSIQTRPNGAAKAMKKKLKMFNVEFENICRVQSSWYVDEKLRQDIMIVLVKTLLPAYGSFIRRFQSVAKLGKNADKYVKYGDIEAKLNDLLGGVSASTSHQK, encoded by the coding sequence ATGAAGCTTATGTCCATCCAAATTCCAAGATGGCTGATGCATCCAGAGCCGTGGAGATTCATTGGTTTAACTTCATCCATAGTTGGACTGCTCTGTTACGCTCTCAGCACCTCTTTCAACTTCCTATTCGGAAAATGGAACTTGACCAAAATGTTTATATACGTTGTTTTCAGTATTATAATTTGCCTTGCCACATTCTTTGCCAAGGTATGGCAACATTCTTCAAGCCTCCGATTCAGAGCTCACATGGCTTTTTTAGTTCTTACAGTTACCTCTGCTTACTCATTCTTTTTCGACAAAGCCGTGAACGGTAAACCAGATGCGTTTAGCCTTCTATCTTGTGCCGCTTTTGCTATGATGTCGCTCAGTTTATCGAGACAAATTCACTGTGGATTCGAAGTGGATCTGCTATATTTCTTTCTTGGAGTATTGATAATACAACTCATGAAACTAAGATTGTTGTTAGGCACAATTGGAGTTTGTTTCAGTTATTTCCTTGTTATTCTTCGATCCTCTTTGGATTCCCAATCAGAAAACGATGATCTCCAACTGGAACATCAAGATCATATAGCCATTAGAGTTGATTCACAACAATCAAATAATGATTTACAACTCGTGGCTTGTATTGAGGCCCTTCGGAACAGAAACTCTGATCTGATTCAAATTATTTCGGAGCAGGTGAAAGAACAAAACAAAGACCACAAACCGTTGACCAACGCGGAAGAAGAAAATAACTCCCAAGAGGATGAGGAACAGATTCCGGTGGTGGTGGTGCCGGTGATTAGCTATGACGTCAAGATCGAGTCGCTTCTGGCTGAGACGATTAGCGACCTCCACAAGATTGCACAGCAGACGGCGGTGAACGGAGGATTTGGTGAGCAGTTCATACAAGTGTATGGAAGTTGCCGGCGGGAGTTCTTGGAGGAGAGCCTCACTAGCTTGGGGTTGAAGAAGCTGAGTACCGATGAAGTTCACAGCATGTCATGGAAGAACCAGAGGGACACGGCGGTGAGGTGGATCAAGGCCTCCAACGTCTGCCTCAAGATCTTGTTTGACGGAGAGCGCAGACTCTGCGGCAGAGTCTTCTTGGGATTCCCCGCCGCGGCGGATCTCTCGTTCATGGAGATCTCCGGCAAAACTGCCACCTGGCTTCTAGATTTCGCAAACGCCGTAGCAACAGCGAGCCCCTCGCCAGAGCGGCTGTTCATGATCCTTGACTTGTTTGAGGCATTGCGTGACATGATTCCGGACTTTGAAAGGATCTTTCAGGATCAGATGAGAAATGAAGCGGTTACCATTTGGAAGAAGTTGGGCGAAGCAATTTGGAAAAATTTCATGGAGTTAGGGTATGCGCTTATTCGCAATCAAACACCGCTGACGATGACTCCTATTGGCGGCACCATCCATTCCCATACTCGCTACTTGATGAACTACCTCCTTATTGCTTGTGATTCACGTCAGACTTTGGAGCAAGTTTTTAAAGAGAACATGCATTTGTTGAAAGAGTATCCTGAGCTTGATGAGAGAGTTGGATCCAATTCTTCGTCTATGCAAACTGTAATCAATTGGATTATGGAAATGTTTGACCGTAATTTGGAGGCAAAGTCAAAAACTTTTGAGGACCTTGCTTTAAGCCATGTTTTCCTGATGAATAACCGACACTACATGGTTCAAAAGGCGAGAAATAGAGAATTGGGAATCGTTTTGGGTGATGATTGGTTCCAGAAACAATCTGAAAAAATTAGGCAATACCTTGCTGGGTATCTAAGCAGTTCATGGGACAAGGTGCTCGAGATTTTGAAACTTGATGGTAGTAGTGACAGCATCCAAACTCGGCCTAATGGTGCGGCAAAGGCAATGAAGAAGAAGCTGAAGATGTTCAACGTGGAGTTTGAGAATATATGCCGGGTTCAGTCTTCTTGGTATGTAGATGAGAAGCTAAGGCAAGATATAATGATTGTACTTGTGAAGACTCTTTTGCCTGCATATGGAAGCTTCATTAGAAGGTTCCAAAGTGTTGCCAAACTTGGCAAGAATGCTGATAAGTATGTTAAGTATGGAGACATTGAAGCAAAACTGAACGATTTGCTTGGAGGTGTTAGTGCATCAACTAGTCACCAAAAGTAA